In Xenorhabdus poinarii G6, the following are encoded in one genomic region:
- the speG gene encoding spermidine N1-acetyltransferase, whose protein sequence is MSSGSESPSVNLRPLEREDLPFVHKINNNFNAMRYWFEEPYEAFVELCDLYDKHIHDQSERRFIIESSNAKVGLVELVEIDYIHRRAEFQIIVAPAYEGQGYATVALKLAMEYAFAVLNLYKLYLIVDKENLKAIHIYNKLGFTTEGELIDEFFVNGTYHTAIRMCMFQRHYFANKARES, encoded by the coding sequence ATGTCCAGTGGTTCAGAAAGTCCATCCGTAAACTTGCGTCCTCTTGAACGGGAAGATCTCCCTTTTGTCCATAAAATTAATAATAACTTCAATGCGATGCGCTATTGGTTTGAAGAGCCTTATGAAGCCTTTGTTGAATTATGCGATCTCTATGACAAACATATTCATGACCAAAGTGAGCGCCGCTTTATCATTGAAAGCTCGAACGCCAAAGTGGGGTTAGTCGAACTGGTCGAGATTGATTATATCCACCGCCGGGCAGAATTTCAGATTATCGTCGCTCCCGCCTATGAAGGGCAAGGCTACGCAACCGTGGCGTTGAAACTGGCGATGGAATATGCGTTTGCTGTCCTGAATCTTTATAAACTGTATTTGATTGTCGATAAAGAGAATTTGAAAGCCATTCATATATACAATAAATTGGGATTTACGACCGAAGGCGAATTAATCGATGAATTTTTTGTCAACGGCACTTATCATACCGCCATCAGAATGTGTATGTTTCAACGCCACTATTTCGCCAATAAAGCCCGTGAAAGCTAG